In Monomorium pharaonis isolate MP-MQ-018 chromosome 3, ASM1337386v2, whole genome shotgun sequence, a genomic segment contains:
- the LOC105837301 gene encoding uncharacterized protein LOC105837301, which yields MIKSALGLAKFLGLRESVLADGRLISAFVRLSAITSRKICTTSLCDKEIRTGNEKVKVGTSKYGLVEGETMPESTDISQQGHLFPDADTPNRLFNGVPYKELHIVNIKSTPNNTLMTFTNSSGLVLSLHTAGIEGFKNAKKGTNLAAQQAAMTLGNRILEYGVNTVRIRVQGIGPGRMSSIKGLQMTGLNIVSITDSTRVSWNPPRPRKQKRLEMARERERELIYFHAMGLQRSQELW from the exons atgattAAATCTGCGCTAGGGTTGGCAAAATTTCTCGGATTACGGGAAAGCGTGTTGGCCGATGGCCGACTGATCTCGGCGTTCGTGCGTTTGAGTGCCATAACCTCAAGGAAGATTTGCACTACTTCGTTGTGCGACAAGGAGATTCGAACCGGGAATGAAAAGGTGAAAGTCGGTACCTCAAAATATGGATTGGTTGAAGGAGAAACTATGCCCGAGTCAACAGACATTAGCCAACA AGGACATCTATTTCCTGACGCAGATACGCCGAATCGACTTTTCAATGGTGTACCATACAAGGAATTGCATATTGTCAATATAAAATCAACTCCTAACAATACACTTATGACGTTTACGAATTCTAGTGGATTGGTATTATCACTGCATACGGCAGGTATAGAGGGTTTTAAGAATGCTAAGAAAGGGACAAACCTTGCTGCTCAACAAGCAGCTATGACTCTTGGCAAT CGTATTCTTGAATATGGTGTGAACACAGTGAGAATACGAGTACAGGGTATTGGGCCTGGTAGAATG TCTTCTATAAAAGGTCTTCAAATGACAGGACTGAACATTGTATCAATTACAGATAGTACCAGAGTAAGTTGGAATCCTCCAAGGCCACGAAAACAAAAAAgact GGAGatggcgagagagagagagagagagttgatATACTTCCACGCTATGGGACTTCAACGCTCGCAGGAACTTTGGTGA